A portion of the Pseudoxanthomonas sp. JBR18 genome contains these proteins:
- a CDS encoding 4'-phosphopantetheinyl transferase superfamily protein, translating into MHIPEPDEDTGRRWSIGPLQVWWSAYPMRGSGEPLARPLLENWFALPAGTLPLARDARGRPRLHGPLAGHDVGWSHSGQGLLLATAPGVELGTDLERLRPRPNALALAERYFAPAEAQALAALPEAVREVAFLRLWCAKEAVLKAHGHGISFGLERLAFAPMDTATLDAGPLRLVACDAALGAPDDWSLHQWQPRPEYLAAVAWRRRPGD; encoded by the coding sequence ATGCACATCCCTGAACCAGATGAGGACACGGGCCGCCGCTGGTCGATCGGCCCGCTGCAGGTGTGGTGGAGCGCCTATCCGATGCGCGGATCGGGCGAACCATTGGCACGTCCGCTGCTCGAGAACTGGTTCGCCTTGCCCGCAGGAACCCTCCCGCTGGCCCGCGATGCCCGCGGCCGACCACGCCTGCACGGCCCATTGGCCGGGCACGACGTCGGCTGGAGCCACAGCGGCCAGGGACTGCTGCTGGCCACCGCACCAGGGGTGGAGCTGGGCACCGATCTGGAGCGGCTGCGTCCGCGTCCCAACGCCTTGGCGCTGGCCGAACGCTATTTCGCGCCGGCCGAGGCCCAGGCGTTGGCGGCGTTGCCCGAGGCGGTCCGCGAGGTCGCCTTCCTGCGCCTGTGGTGCGCCAAGGAGGCCGTGCTCAAGGCGCATGGTCACGGCATTTCCTTTGGTCTGGAGCGCCTGGCCTTCGCCCCGATGGACACAGCCACCCTGGATGCCGGCCCCCTGCGACTGGTTGCGTGCGATGCGGCGCTGGGCGCGCCCGATGACTGGAGCCTGCACCAGTGGCAGCCCCGCCCCGAGTATCTGGCAGCCGTGGCCTGGCGCAGGCGGCCTGGCGATTGA
- the rsmG gene encoding 16S rRNA (guanine(527)-N(7))-methyltransferase RsmG: MTPDSLPPGLDALLRDGLADLGLSTDLAPPLLAYLALLVRWNGTYNLTAVRDPRQMVTRHLLDSLAMHRFVSHGTLADLGTGPGLPGIPLAIAHPDLQVTLVESNGKKARFLREAVRQLKLGNARVAESRAEAVDEPAAYDHLTARALDTLAGIIAVGGHLLKPGGTLLAMKGVMPHEEIAALPAGWALVGTEPLSVPGQEGERHLVTVGRAGVKPA; encoded by the coding sequence ATGACTCCTGATTCCCTGCCCCCTGGCCTGGATGCGCTGCTGCGCGACGGGCTGGCCGACCTCGGCCTGTCCACCGATCTGGCGCCCCCGCTGCTGGCCTACCTGGCCCTGCTGGTGCGCTGGAACGGCACCTACAACCTCACCGCCGTGCGCGACCCGCGGCAGATGGTGACCCGCCACCTGCTCGACTCGCTGGCTATGCATCGCTTCGTTTCCCACGGCACCCTGGCCGACCTGGGCACCGGCCCCGGCCTGCCCGGCATTCCGCTGGCCATCGCCCACCCGGATCTGCAGGTCACCCTGGTGGAGAGCAACGGCAAGAAGGCCCGGTTCCTGCGCGAGGCCGTGCGCCAGCTCAAGCTGGGTAACGCCCGCGTGGCCGAGTCGCGCGCCGAGGCGGTGGACGAACCGGCCGCCTACGACCATCTCACCGCCCGCGCCCTGGACACCCTGGCCGGGATCATCGCGGTGGGCGGGCACCTGCTCAAACCCGGCGGCACACTGCTGGCGATGAAGGGCGTGATGCCCCACGAGGAAATCGCGGCCCTGCCCGCCGGCTGGGCGCTGGTCGGCACCGAGCCGCTGTCCGTGCCCGGCCAGGAGGGCGAACGCCACCTGGTCACAGTGGGACGCGCCGGGGTGAAACCCGCATAA
- a CDS encoding AAA family ATPase produces MARIIAIANQKGGVGKTTTAVNLAAGLAHTPQRVLLVDLDAQGNATMGSGVDKREIEASTFEVLLQEAPARDAIVRTGEDFDLIPANIDLTAAEIQLMDAEGREQRLKTALEPLRADYDWIIIDCPPALSLMTLNALTAADSVLVPMQCEYYALEGLSALMDTIAAIRGRLNPRLEIEGVLRTMFDVRNNLANAVSAELTEHFGDQVFRTIVPRNVRVAEAPSHGQSIVGYDRASRGGVAYLGLAGEIIRRQQERLRPAPPPMENY; encoded by the coding sequence ATGGCCAGGATCATCGCCATCGCCAACCAGAAGGGTGGCGTGGGCAAGACCACCACCGCCGTCAACCTGGCCGCCGGACTGGCACATACCCCGCAGCGGGTGCTGCTGGTCGACCTGGATGCCCAGGGCAACGCGACCATGGGCAGCGGCGTGGACAAGCGCGAGATCGAGGCCTCGACCTTCGAGGTGCTGCTGCAGGAAGCGCCGGCGCGCGATGCGATCGTGCGCACCGGCGAGGACTTCGACCTGATCCCGGCCAACATCGACCTGACCGCCGCCGAGATCCAGCTGATGGATGCCGAAGGCCGCGAGCAGCGCCTGAAGACCGCACTGGAGCCGCTGCGGGCCGACTATGACTGGATCATCATCGACTGCCCGCCCGCGCTGTCGCTGATGACCCTCAACGCCTTGACCGCCGCCGACTCGGTCCTGGTCCCGATGCAGTGCGAGTACTACGCACTGGAGGGCCTGAGCGCGCTGATGGATACCATCGCCGCCATCCGTGGCCGGCTCAACCCCAGGCTGGAGATCGAGGGCGTGCTGCGCACCATGTTCGACGTGCGCAACAACCTGGCCAACGCCGTGTCGGCCGAACTGACCGAGCATTTCGGCGACCAGGTCTTCCGCACCATCGTCCCGCGCAACGTGCGCGTGGCCGAAGCCCCCAGCCACGGCCAGAGCATCGTCGGCTACGACCGCGCCTCGCGCGGTGGCGTGGCCTACCTCGGCCTGGCCGGGGAGATCATCCGACGCCAGCAGGAGCGGTTGCGACCCGCTCCCCCGCCCATGGAGAACTATTGA
- a CDS encoding ParB/RepB/Spo0J family partition protein, with the protein MSAPKKRGLGRGLEALLGPKGAETPPTEVQPGETLRTVPVGELQPGRYQPRQAMDPAKLDELADSIRAQGVIQPIVARAVDTGGYEIVAGERRWRASQLAGLAEVPVVVRELDDRTVIAMALIENIQREDLNPLEEAQSLQRLINEFSLTHGQAAEAVGRSRAAVSNLLRLLELPPAIRHLLEARRLEMGHARALLTLSPELASKLAAEAADQGWSVREVEHRASQFAAGRVPANGKKKPAKLAPQADIASLQNELSETLGTSVVIAHGRNGKGKLMIHYTDLDTLEGVLERLRGKRE; encoded by the coding sequence ATGTCCGCCCCGAAGAAGCGCGGCCTGGGCCGCGGCCTGGAAGCGCTGCTTGGCCCCAAAGGAGCCGAGACGCCACCGACCGAGGTCCAGCCTGGCGAAACCCTGCGCACGGTCCCCGTGGGCGAGCTGCAGCCCGGCCGCTACCAGCCGCGCCAGGCGATGGACCCGGCCAAGCTGGACGAGCTGGCCGATTCGATCCGCGCCCAGGGCGTGATCCAGCCGATCGTGGCGCGCGCGGTGGACACCGGCGGTTACGAGATCGTCGCCGGCGAGCGCCGCTGGCGCGCCTCGCAGCTGGCCGGCCTGGCCGAGGTCCCGGTGGTGGTGCGCGAGCTGGACGACCGCACGGTCATCGCCATGGCGCTGATCGAGAACATCCAGCGCGAGGACCTCAACCCGCTGGAAGAGGCGCAGTCATTGCAACGGCTGATAAACGAATTCTCGCTGACCCATGGCCAGGCGGCCGAGGCGGTCGGGCGTTCGCGCGCGGCGGTGTCCAATCTGCTGCGCCTGCTGGAACTGCCGCCGGCCATCCGCCATCTACTGGAGGCGCGCCGCCTGGAGATGGGCCACGCCCGCGCCCTGCTGACGCTCTCGCCCGAGCTGGCCAGCAAGCTGGCCGCCGAGGCCGCCGACCAGGGCTGGTCGGTGCGCGAGGTCGAACATCGCGCCTCGCAGTTCGCCGCCGGCCGGGTCCCGGCCAACGGCAAGAAGAAGCCGGCCAAGCTCGCCCCCCAGGCCGACATCGCCTCGTTGCAGAACGAGCTGTCCGAGACCCTGGGCACCTCGGTGGTCATCGCCCACGGCCGCAATGGCAAGGGCAAGCTGATGATCCACTACACCGATCTGGACACGCTGGAAGGGGTGCTGGAGCGGTTGCGGGGCAAGCGGGAATAA
- a CDS encoding alpha/beta fold hydrolase, which yields MDVTLEHIGFDVEHDRLAGTLLAPARALPGVLFVHGWGGSQDHDLARAREAAGLGVVCMTFDLRGHDGDAQMLERVTRQQNLDDLLAAYDWFVKQPNVDPDAITVVGISYGAYLGAILSSLRPVRWLALRTPALYKDEGWELPKRQLHQDPDLIPFRHRQVPWKDNRALRACAEFRGDALIVEAELDQIIPHQVIENYMSAFTRARSRTSRVIAGADHGFSEKPVQRTYTAVLVKWLTEMVVGAREHAAREKINERKRVRDGQAASASH from the coding sequence ATGGACGTGACCCTTGAACACATCGGCTTTGATGTAGAGCACGACCGGCTCGCCGGGACCCTGCTGGCACCGGCCCGGGCCTTGCCCGGCGTGTTGTTCGTCCACGGCTGGGGCGGCAGCCAGGACCATGACCTGGCGCGTGCGCGCGAGGCTGCAGGTCTGGGCGTGGTCTGCATGACCTTCGACCTGCGGGGCCACGACGGCGATGCACAGATGCTCGAGCGGGTCACCCGGCAGCAGAATCTGGACGACCTGCTGGCGGCGTACGACTGGTTCGTCAAGCAACCCAATGTCGATCCCGATGCGATCACCGTGGTGGGGATCAGCTATGGCGCGTATCTGGGGGCGATCCTGTCTTCGCTGCGGCCGGTGCGCTGGCTGGCGCTGCGCACGCCAGCCCTCTACAAGGACGAAGGCTGGGAGCTGCCCAAGCGCCAGCTGCATCAGGATCCGGATCTGATCCCCTTCCGTCACCGTCAGGTGCCGTGGAAGGACAATCGCGCACTGCGCGCCTGCGCCGAGTTTCGTGGCGACGCGCTGATCGTCGAGGCCGAGCTGGACCAGATCATTCCGCACCAGGTGATCGAGAACTACATGTCCGCCTTCACCCGTGCGCGCTCGCGCACCTCGCGCGTGATCGCCGGCGCGGACCACGGCTTCTCCGAAAAGCCGGTCCAGCGCACCTACACCGCGGTGCTGGTGAAGTGGCTGACCGAAATGGTCGTCGGCGCGCGCGAGCACGCCGCACGCGAGAAGATCAACGAGCGCAAGCGGGTGCGCGATGGACAGGCGGCTTCTGCCTCGCACTGA
- a CDS encoding DUF3182 family protein, with translation MNAILDFRTAPALDRAGLSMQAPAVTPLFIDQARAPHERASVEYFGRRLAGLMGRDFRLRALPGLPGYFIPMETLTREQAAMRGITSGEHIFGGVVPHAFVATKVISHGLVEAPGDVPEGWAPGLGSALGSAVLPGFAAFTPDDLIQAVSRLLPMGRVRCKLAHARGGNGQQVVDSLQALDAWLATVPLGQIDEGVVAELNLEQAQTFSIGQVEVGGHCIAYFGTQCTVENPRGETVYGGSTLRVARGGLDQLQHVPLPPQAADAIAKVQHYEAQVSEAYPGFFASRRNYDVVHGRDGDGWEHCGVLEQSWRFGGASPAEILALETLVTQPEVPWLDAMTCEVWDDVPAPADAEVYFRGEVASLGTLTKYARVVRDGRDP, from the coding sequence ATGAACGCGATTCTCGATTTCCGTACCGCACCCGCGCTCGACCGCGCGGGCCTGTCGATGCAGGCCCCGGCGGTCACGCCGCTGTTCATCGATCAAGCGCGCGCGCCGCACGAGCGCGCCAGCGTGGAGTATTTCGGCCGTCGCCTGGCGGGACTGATGGGCCGCGACTTCCGGCTGCGCGCACTGCCGGGACTGCCGGGCTATTTCATTCCCATGGAGACCCTCACCCGCGAACAGGCCGCCATGCGCGGCATCACCAGCGGTGAACACATCTTCGGTGGCGTGGTGCCGCATGCCTTCGTGGCCACCAAGGTGATCAGCCATGGCCTGGTCGAAGCGCCGGGAGACGTGCCGGAGGGTTGGGCGCCTGGGCTGGGCAGTGCGCTAGGTAGCGCGGTCCTGCCCGGTTTCGCCGCGTTTACCCCGGACGACCTGATCCAGGCGGTCTCCCGCCTGCTGCCGATGGGACGTGTGCGCTGCAAACTGGCCCACGCACGCGGCGGCAATGGACAACAGGTGGTGGATTCGCTGCAGGCGCTGGATGCGTGGCTGGCTACCGTGCCGCTCGGACAGATCGACGAGGGCGTGGTTGCCGAGCTCAACCTGGAGCAGGCGCAGACCTTCAGCATTGGCCAGGTGGAAGTGGGCGGGCATTGCATCGCCTATTTCGGTACCCAGTGCACCGTGGAGAACCCGCGCGGCGAGACGGTCTACGGCGGCTCGACGCTGCGCGTGGCCCGTGGCGGACTGGACCAGCTGCAACACGTGCCGTTGCCGCCGCAGGCCGCCGACGCCATCGCCAAGGTGCAGCACTACGAAGCCCAGGTGTCCGAGGCCTATCCAGGCTTCTTCGCCTCGCGCCGCAACTACGACGTGGTCCATGGGCGCGATGGCGACGGTTGGGAGCACTGCGGCGTGCTCGAGCAGTCCTGGCGCTTCGGCGGGGCGAGCCCGGCCGAGATCCTGGCATTGGAGACATTGGTGACCCAGCCAGAGGTGCCATGGCTGGACGCGATGACCTGCGAGGTCTGGGACGATGTCCCGGCACCGGCCGACGCGGAGGTCTATTTCCGGGGTGAAGTCGCTTCACTCGGGACCCTGACCAAATACGCTAGGGTCGTGCGCGATGGACGTGACCCTTGA
- a CDS encoding GntR family transcriptional regulator has protein sequence MLSAIATEYERLQSAETSRTLAYLRLRRALQHLIDTGVLGPGHGLPSERDLATGLQLSRVTVRKALSGLIDQGLLSQRQGAGTFVSERIVRSFSRLTSFTDDLRERGLNPQVTFLERSLGEVTPEEAMALNLSPGSGVVRLYRLRHVDGAPIAAERTLVPHALLPDPQRIGASLYEALDTYGHRPRRALQRLRAVALDAEPAQLLQLDAGAPGLLVERRAFLADGRVVEFTRSFYRGDAYDFVAELQSE, from the coding sequence ATGCTTTCCGCCATTGCCACCGAATACGAGCGCCTGCAGTCGGCCGAAACCAGCCGCACACTGGCCTACCTGCGCCTGCGCCGCGCCTTGCAGCATCTCATCGACACCGGGGTGCTCGGTCCCGGCCATGGCCTGCCCAGCGAGCGCGACCTGGCCACCGGCCTGCAACTGTCGCGCGTGACGGTGCGCAAGGCGCTGTCGGGGCTGATCGACCAGGGACTGCTCAGCCAGCGGCAAGGCGCAGGCACCTTCGTGTCCGAACGCATCGTGCGCAGCTTCTCGCGCCTGACCAGCTTCACCGATGACCTGCGCGAACGTGGGCTCAATCCCCAGGTCACCTTCCTGGAACGCAGCCTGGGAGAGGTGACCCCCGAAGAAGCCATGGCGTTGAATCTCTCGCCCGGCAGCGGCGTGGTGCGGCTGTATCGACTGCGGCACGTGGATGGCGCGCCCATCGCCGCCGAACGCACGTTGGTGCCGCACGCCCTGTTGCCCGATCCGCAACGCATCGGCGCCTCGCTGTACGAGGCGCTGGATACCTATGGCCACCGCCCGCGCCGCGCACTGCAGCGCCTGCGCGCCGTCGCGCTGGATGCCGAGCCCGCACAGCTGCTCCAGCTCGACGCCGGTGCCCCCGGCCTGCTGGTCGAGCGCCGCGCCTTTCTCGCCGACGGGCGTGTAGTGGAATTCACCCGTTCGTTCTATCGCGGCGATGCCTACGATTTCGTGGCGGAGCTGCAGAGCGAATAG
- the zwf gene encoding glucose-6-phosphate dehydrogenase has protein sequence MTAKTVPVDSFDLVIFGGTGDLALRKLLPGLLRRYADGQIPQDSRIIGVARDPQDGSEYRAKVGEALEKIAEGDTLLRARLPAFLQLLDYRPLDATKDEGWEEFATLLKQSGEDRIRVFYLSTSPSLFVDLCSRLRDAGLNSGNARVVLEKPIGKDSRSAAGINDAVGAVFSEAQTFRIDHYLGKETVQNLLALRFANILFEPLWNANRIDHVQITVAETVGLEKRAGYYDTSGALRDMVQNHLLQLLCMVAMEPPATLEANALRDEKLKVLRSLKPITSNEVSHVTVRGQYRAGASGGQAVPGYLDELGRTDSRTETFVAIKAEVSNWRWAGVPFYLRTGKRLPERVSEIVVAFRPVPHSLFDAGAGTAQPNRLVLRLQPDEGVKLWLMIKDPGPGGLRMKYVPLDMSFAEAFGVRQPEAYERLLMDVVRGNQSLFMRRDEVEAAWAWIDPILEAWEQLPEAPKSYTAGSWGPNAAVALIERDGRTWHEDAGT, from the coding sequence GTGACCGCCAAGACCGTACCCGTGGACAGCTTTGACCTGGTGATCTTCGGAGGCACCGGCGATCTGGCGTTGCGCAAGCTGCTGCCGGGTCTGCTGCGCCGCTACGCCGATGGCCAGATCCCGCAGGACAGCCGCATCATCGGCGTGGCGCGCGATCCGCAGGATGGCAGCGAATACCGCGCCAAGGTCGGCGAGGCGCTGGAGAAAATCGCCGAGGGCGACACGCTGCTGCGCGCGCGCCTGCCGGCCTTCCTGCAGCTGCTGGACTACCGCCCCCTGGATGCGACCAAGGACGAGGGCTGGGAGGAGTTCGCGACCCTGCTCAAGCAGTCCGGCGAAGACCGCATCCGCGTGTTCTATCTGTCCACCAGTCCGAGCCTGTTCGTCGACCTGTGCTCGCGCCTGCGCGACGCCGGCCTCAACAGCGGCAATGCGCGCGTAGTCCTGGAAAAGCCCATCGGCAAGGACTCGCGCAGCGCCGCGGGCATCAACGACGCCGTTGGCGCGGTCTTCAGCGAGGCGCAGACCTTCCGCATCGACCACTACCTGGGCAAGGAGACGGTGCAGAACCTGCTGGCGCTGCGCTTTGCCAACATCCTGTTCGAACCGCTGTGGAACGCCAACCGCATCGACCACGTGCAGATCACCGTGGCCGAGACCGTTGGCCTGGAAAAGCGCGCGGGCTATTACGACACCTCAGGCGCACTGCGCGACATGGTCCAGAACCACCTGCTGCAGCTGCTGTGCATGGTCGCCATGGAGCCGCCGGCCACGCTGGAGGCCAACGCACTGCGTGATGAGAAGCTCAAGGTGCTGCGCTCGCTCAAGCCGATCACCTCCAACGAGGTCAGCCATGTCACCGTGCGCGGCCAGTACCGCGCCGGCGCCTCCGGCGGCCAGGCCGTCCCCGGCTATCTGGACGAGCTGGGACGCACCGACTCGCGCACCGAGACCTTCGTAGCGATCAAGGCCGAGGTCTCCAACTGGCGCTGGGCCGGCGTGCCGTTCTACCTGCGCACCGGCAAACGCCTGCCCGAGCGTGTCTCGGAGATCGTGGTGGCCTTCCGGCCGGTGCCGCACTCGTTGTTCGACGCCGGCGCCGGCACCGCACAGCCCAATCGCCTGGTGTTGCGCCTGCAGCCGGACGAAGGGGTCAAGCTGTGGCTGATGATCAAGGACCCCGGCCCGGGCGGCCTGCGCATGAAGTACGTCCCGCTGGACATGAGCTTTGCCGAGGCCTTCGGCGTGCGCCAGCCCGAGGCCTACGAGCGCCTGCTGATGGACGTGGTGCGCGGCAACCAGTCGCTGTTCATGCGCCGCGACGAGGTCGAGGCCGCGTGGGCCTGGATCGATCCGATCCTGGAGGCGTGGGAACAGCTGCCCGAGGCGCCCAAGTCGTACACGGCCGGCTCCTGGGGCCCCAACGCGGCGGTGGCGCTGATCGAGCGCGACGGTCGCACCTGGCATGAGGACGCCGGCACATGA
- the pgl gene encoding 6-phosphogluconolactonase produces the protein MSLALPASLAQVHACADHEALAQALAASVADQLRAALAERGRAVLALSGGTTPVRFFQALAEQPLPWKQVAITLVDERWVDETQPRSNAALVREHLMYGAAAVASFLPLYRNYGEDPAQALPELETELAQLPLPLDVAVLGMGTDGHTASFFPDGDYLAQALDPTGIAKVLPMHAPGAGEPRITLTLPVLVAARHLYLHIEGQEKAQVIEAAVAAEPGPPIAAVLRAASAPVQAYWCP, from the coding sequence ATGAGTCTGGCCCTCCCTGCCTCGCTGGCCCAGGTCCACGCCTGCGCCGACCACGAAGCCCTGGCCCAGGCACTGGCCGCCTCGGTCGCCGACCAGCTGCGCGCGGCGCTGGCCGAACGCGGCCGTGCGGTCCTGGCCCTGTCCGGCGGGACCACGCCGGTGCGCTTCTTCCAGGCCCTGGCCGAACAGCCGCTGCCGTGGAAGCAGGTCGCCATCACCCTGGTGGACGAGCGTTGGGTGGACGAGACCCAGCCCCGTTCCAATGCCGCCCTGGTCCGTGAGCACCTGATGTACGGCGCCGCCGCGGTGGCCAGCTTCCTGCCGCTGTACCGCAACTACGGCGAGGATCCGGCGCAGGCCCTGCCCGAGCTGGAAACCGAGCTGGCGCAGCTGCCGCTGCCGCTGGACGTGGCCGTGCTGGGCATGGGCACCGATGGCCACACCGCCTCGTTCTTCCCCGACGGGGACTACCTGGCCCAAGCCCTGGACCCGACCGGGATCGCCAAGGTGCTGCCGATGCACGCGCCGGGCGCGGGCGAGCCGCGCATCACCCTGACCCTGCCGGTGCTGGTGGCCGCCCGCCACCTCTACCTGCACATCGAAGGCCAGGAGAAGGCCCAGGTCATCGAAGCGGCCGTGGCCGCCGAGCCGGGTCCGCCGATCGCCGCGGTGCTGCGCGCGGCCTCCGCGCCGGTCCAGGCCTACTGGTGTCCTTGA
- a CDS encoding c-type cytochrome, whose amino-acid sequence MRNYDLEFLKRFSMVIGILAVVTVGLIIGAYFLSKTIPAEVSPVAAKQTQSRISPVGAVYAGATGAAAQAAAAAAATAAAAAQGAYGGTLDGKEIFNQLCTACHTAGVGGAPKLDAAGFGARASKGKDTLYKHAIEGYTGPDGGVMPPKGGNPGLSEAQIHATVDWMLEQSK is encoded by the coding sequence GTGCGCAACTATGACCTGGAGTTCCTCAAGCGCTTCTCGATGGTGATCGGGATCCTGGCGGTGGTGACCGTCGGATTGATCATCGGGGCGTATTTCCTGTCCAAGACCATCCCGGCGGAAGTCTCGCCGGTGGCGGCCAAGCAGACCCAGAGCCGCATCTCGCCGGTGGGCGCGGTCTATGCCGGCGCCACCGGAGCCGCGGCCCAGGCCGCCGCCGCGGCCGCCGCGACGGCCGCCGCCGCCGCACAGGGGGCCTATGGCGGCACGCTGGACGGCAAGGAAATCTTCAACCAGCTGTGCACGGCCTGCCACACCGCCGGCGTGGGCGGGGCGCCCAAACTGGATGCGGCCGGCTTCGGTGCCCGCGCCTCCAAGGGCAAGGACACCTTGTACAAGCACGCCATCGAGGGCTACACCGGTCCGGACGGCGGGGTGATGCCGCCCAAGGGCGGCAACCCGGGCCTGAGCGAGGCGCAGATCCACGCCACGGTCGACTGGATGCTGGAGCAGTCGAAGTAA
- a CDS encoding ExeM/NucH family extracellular endonuclease, with amino-acid sequence MSPIRPLLLSACLSALCAVAAPGLADTPLNIGQLPTAVDASAVTVRGVLTADLRTGLGGLFVQSPGTGDGDPRTPEGLFVQVPADMALPALKAGQTLELQGSLHAVSGARTLALAHLRVLPGKATAPAITTLTAPPADWAALDGMRVRIDAPLTLDGTDTRYGQTIASFGGRLWTPAEQAVAGTPAFAAVNADNARRRIVLDDASDARDPATLPYLPAGPVRTGSVATGVEGIVDYRHDAWRLQVTQPLHVQAAARPSPPTVPGNLRIAVFNLENLFNGDGAGGGFPTLRGAKTEAQWHAQVAKLIATLTPLHADIAALMELENDGYGPRSSLAQFVDALNAGGGDWRYVDAGSGPGDNPIRVGLIYRASKVTPVGKPVVLEGGPFAEHSRVPLAQAFRRGDGPVFVVAANHFKSKGCRDASGADADQHDGASCWNATRTDSARRVDAWLKSDPTGQGATRSLIVGDLNAYAQETPLRTLRAAGWADAFALAKVEAPYSYVYDGQSGRLDHALLSPDLAAHLKGAAEWHVNADEPFDVGYEGLDAAGPWRSSDHDPMLLGFDL; translated from the coding sequence ATGTCCCCGATCCGCCCGCTGTTGCTGTCCGCCTGCCTGAGCGCGCTCTGCGCCGTCGCCGCCCCCGGCCTGGCCGACACCCCATTGAACATCGGGCAGCTGCCCACCGCGGTCGACGCCAGCGCGGTCACCGTGCGCGGCGTGCTCACCGCGGACCTGCGCACCGGACTGGGCGGCCTGTTCGTGCAGTCGCCCGGCACGGGCGACGGCGATCCACGCACGCCCGAAGGCCTGTTCGTGCAGGTCCCGGCGGACATGGCCCTGCCCGCCTTGAAGGCCGGCCAGACGCTGGAGCTGCAGGGCAGCCTGCACGCTGTCTCTGGCGCGAGGACGCTGGCACTGGCGCATCTGCGCGTTCTGCCCGGCAAGGCGACGGCACCGGCGATCACCACGCTGACCGCACCGCCGGCCGACTGGGCGGCACTGGACGGCATGCGCGTGCGCATCGACGCGCCGCTGACCCTGGACGGCACCGACACCCGGTATGGCCAGACCATCGCCAGCTTCGGCGGACGCCTGTGGACCCCCGCGGAGCAAGCGGTCGCCGGGACCCCGGCCTTCGCCGCGGTCAACGCCGACAACGCGCGGCGCCGCATCGTGCTGGACGATGCAAGCGACGCGCGCGATCCCGCCACGCTGCCCTACCTGCCAGCCGGGCCGGTGCGCACCGGATCGGTCGCCACCGGCGTGGAGGGGATCGTCGACTATCGCCACGACGCCTGGCGCCTGCAGGTCACCCAGCCGCTGCATGTGCAGGCGGCGGCGCGCCCATCGCCGCCCACGGTGCCGGGCAACCTGAGGATCGCGGTGTTCAACCTGGAGAATCTGTTCAACGGCGATGGCGCCGGCGGCGGCTTCCCAACCCTGCGCGGGGCCAAGACCGAGGCGCAGTGGCATGCGCAGGTCGCCAAGCTCATCGCCACCCTGACGCCGCTGCATGCCGACATCGCCGCACTGATGGAACTGGAGAACGACGGCTACGGACCCCGCTCGTCGCTGGCCCAGTTCGTCGATGCCCTCAATGCCGGTGGCGGCGACTGGAGGTACGTGGATGCCGGCAGCGGCCCCGGCGACAACCCGATCCGCGTGGGCCTGATCTACCGCGCCTCCAAGGTCACTCCGGTCGGCAAGCCGGTGGTGCTCGAAGGTGGCCCATTCGCCGAGCACAGCCGGGTGCCGTTGGCCCAGGCGTTCCGGCGTGGCGACGGCCCGGTGTTCGTGGTGGCCGCCAACCACTTCAAGTCCAAGGGCTGCCGCGACGCCAGCGGCGCCGATGCCGACCAGCACGACGGCGCCAGCTGCTGGAACGCCACGCGTACCGACTCGGCGCGCCGCGTCGACGCCTGGCTCAAGTCCGATCCCACCGGCCAGGGCGCCACACGCAGCCTGATCGTCGGTGACCTCAACGCCTACGCGCAGGAGACCCCGCTGCGGACCCTGCGCGCCGCTGGCTGGGCCGACGCCTTCGCCCTGGCCAAGGTCGAGGCTCCTTACAGCTACGTCTACGATGGCCAGAGCGGGCGCCTGGACCACGCATTGCTGTCCCCGGACCTGGCGGCGCACCTGAAGGGTGCGGCCGAATGGCACGTCAACGCGGACGAGCCCTTCGACGTCGGCTACGAGGGCCTGGACGCGGCCGGCCCGTGGCGCAGCTCCGACCACGACCCGATGCTGCTGGGCTTCGATCTATAG
- a CDS encoding MerC domain-containing protein encodes MKTSSAAHAACDASAIGLSMLCLAHCLLLPVLAALLPALGTWAQAEWVHPVFAAIAAPLAGTALWRAHRHRPLPPALVALALLGLTGLVAGAVLHALETPLTVTGSLLLASAHVWNWRRRPHATCANG; translated from the coding sequence ATGAAAACTTCCTCGGCCGCGCATGCGGCCTGCGACGCTTCCGCCATCGGTCTGTCGATGCTGTGCCTGGCCCACTGCCTGCTTTTGCCTGTCCTGGCCGCGCTGTTGCCGGCCCTGGGGACCTGGGCACAGGCCGAATGGGTCCATCCGGTGTTCGCGGCCATCGCCGCGCCGCTGGCCGGCACCGCCCTGTGGCGCGCGCACCGGCACCGCCCCCTGCCGCCGGCGCTGGTGGCCTTGGCGCTGCTGGGCCTGACCGGCCTGGTGGCCGGGGCCGTCCTGCATGCCTTGGAGACGCCGCTCACCGTGACCGGCAGCCTGCTGCTGGCCAGCGCGCATGTCTGGAACTGGCGCCGCCGTCCGCATGCGACCTGCGCCAACGGCTAA